Proteins found in one Triticum urartu cultivar G1812 chromosome 4, Tu2.1, whole genome shotgun sequence genomic segment:
- the LOC125553393 gene encoding uncharacterized protein LOC125553393: MATTTLTSTTIASSPRPPAPFCGRSGWQRARRPPSSSSSSGQGGCARPLDRVAGWVGGGIAAAFFASLERCSCVNVRTHDDLDDDEQRDSVAPLMLGNDGNDDVDEGRGRSRRRCRGGSRKGRRSGGGGGGGVGCHGDQI, encoded by the coding sequence ATGGCAACGACGACGCTCACGTCAACCACCATCGCGTCGTCCCCGCGGCCGCCCGCCCCCTTCTGCGGCCGCTCCGGCTGGCAGCGCGCGCGCCGCCCGCCGTCCTCATCTTCATCCTCCGGTCAGGGCGGCTGCGCGCGGCCGCTGGACCGCGTGGCCGGGTGGGTCGGCGGCGGCATCGCCGCGGCCTTCTTCGCCTCCCTGGAGCGGTGCTCGTGCGTCAACGTCCGCACCCACGACGACCTCGACGACGACGAGCAGCGGGACTCCGTGGCGCCGCTCATGCTCGGCAACGACGGCAACGACGACGTCGACGAGGGCAGGGGGAGGAGCAGGAGGAGGTGCAGGGGAGGAAGCAGGAAGGGCAggaggagtggcggcggcggcggcggcggcgtgggttGCCACGGTGATCAAATCTGA